In Alteromonas mediterranea DE, a single genomic region encodes these proteins:
- a CDS encoding ZIP family metal transporter, which yields MPQGNIVGLLIMATVAGLAMPAGAILATYQGIQPKWLEKELRHGILALGAGALISAVGLVLVPEGIKDVSVFAAIACFVGGALAFMALDIYLAKKQTAGSQLAAMLSDFVPESIALGTTAALGGGTMLLGLLIAVQNLPEGFNAYREMLPKNKQRSTKLILLFIGMALLGPLFSLVGFYYLAQFPVIMSGIMLFAAGGILYSVFQDIAPQIRMENHWLPPLGGILGFLVGMIGFMLEG from the coding sequence ATGCCACAAGGCAACATTGTAGGTTTACTCATCATGGCAACGGTAGCTGGGCTTGCGATGCCCGCTGGCGCCATTTTAGCCACTTATCAAGGTATTCAGCCCAAGTGGCTAGAGAAAGAGTTACGCCACGGCATTTTGGCGTTAGGAGCCGGCGCGCTTATCTCAGCGGTAGGGCTGGTGCTTGTGCCCGAGGGCATCAAAGATGTGTCTGTCTTTGCCGCTATCGCGTGTTTTGTTGGCGGTGCGCTCGCATTCATGGCACTAGATATTTATTTGGCCAAGAAGCAAACGGCGGGCAGCCAGCTAGCCGCCATGCTTAGCGATTTTGTGCCCGAATCTATCGCTCTTGGCACCACCGCAGCTTTAGGTGGCGGCACTATGTTGCTAGGGCTTTTGATAGCCGTTCAAAATTTACCCGAAGGCTTTAATGCCTACAGAGAAATGCTGCCTAAAAATAAACAGCGCAGTACAAAGCTTATTTTGCTGTTCATAGGTATGGCCTTACTAGGCCCTCTGTTTAGTCTTGTGGGCTTTTATTACTTGGCGCAGTTTCCTGTGATTATGAGTGGCATTATGCTCTTTGCCGCAGGGGGAATTCTATATTCGGTATTTCAGGATATTGCCCCGCAAATCCGCATGGAAAATCATTGGCTTCCACCCCTTGGCGGTATTCTTGGTTTCTTAGTGGGGATGATAGGTTTTATGCTTGAAGGCTAA
- the pepQ gene encoding Xaa-Pro dipeptidase: MSQHQATYQQHIEELQSRTREALQREGLDGLVIHSGQGKRLFLDDNHYPFKVNPQFKAWLPVIDNPNCWLVVNGVDKPTLIFYRPEDFWHKVPPEPNDFWTDSFDIKLLQQADAVEKFLPYDKRRFAYVGEYIEVAKALGFENVNPDRVLHYLHYQRAYKTDYELDCMREANKLAVAGHKAAEQAFREGKSEFDINLAYAMASRQGDNDVPYTSIVALNEHASILHYMQCDTVAPKESRSFLIDAGANYNGYAADITRTYSQNDVQNSAMFRDLIQAVDKVTLTLVDSLKPGVAYTDIHLLAHDGIAQILHDTGMVNLTPPEIVEMGITRTFFPHGIGHFLGLQVHDVGGLVNDDRGTPKPAPDDHPFLRCTRMVEARQVFTIEPGLYFIESLLRDLKATPASKFINWDTIDAYKPFGGIRIEDNIIVHRDKNENMTRDLDLN; this comes from the coding sequence ATGTCGCAACATCAAGCAACCTACCAACAGCATATAGAAGAGCTACAATCGCGTACCCGAGAGGCACTACAGCGAGAAGGGCTAGACGGATTAGTAATTCATTCGGGGCAGGGCAAGCGCCTTTTCTTAGATGACAACCATTATCCGTTTAAGGTAAACCCGCAGTTTAAAGCGTGGCTTCCGGTTATTGATAACCCTAACTGCTGGCTGGTGGTTAACGGTGTAGATAAGCCTACGCTTATTTTCTATCGCCCTGAAGACTTCTGGCACAAAGTGCCACCTGAACCAAACGACTTCTGGACAGACAGTTTCGATATTAAGTTGCTTCAGCAAGCCGATGCGGTGGAAAAGTTTTTACCCTACGACAAGCGTCGCTTTGCTTATGTGGGCGAATATATTGAAGTAGCGAAAGCGTTGGGCTTTGAGAATGTAAACCCAGATCGCGTATTGCACTATTTGCATTATCAACGCGCCTACAAAACCGACTACGAGCTAGATTGCATGCGCGAGGCCAATAAGCTTGCTGTAGCTGGCCACAAAGCTGCTGAACAAGCTTTCCGTGAAGGTAAAAGCGAATTCGATATCAACCTTGCCTATGCAATGGCGAGCCGGCAGGGCGATAACGATGTGCCATATACCAGCATTGTAGCGCTAAATGAACATGCCTCGATTTTGCATTACATGCAGTGTGATACGGTGGCACCAAAAGAGTCTCGTTCATTTTTGATTGATGCGGGAGCTAACTATAACGGCTATGCGGCTGATATTACCCGTACCTACAGTCAAAACGACGTTCAAAATTCAGCGATGTTCCGCGACCTTATACAGGCGGTAGATAAAGTTACGTTAACTTTAGTCGACTCGTTAAAGCCTGGTGTCGCCTACACCGACATTCATCTACTGGCGCATGATGGTATTGCGCAAATTCTTCACGACACAGGCATGGTAAATTTAACGCCGCCTGAAATAGTGGAAATGGGTATAACGCGCACCTTCTTCCCTCATGGCATCGGTCACTTCTTAGGGCTACAAGTGCACGATGTAGGCGGGCTGGTAAATGACGACCGCGGTACGCCTAAGCCTGCGCCTGATGATCATCCGTTCTTGCGCTGCACGCGCATGGTAGAAGCCCGACAGGTGTTCACCATCGAGCCTGGCTTGTATTTCATCGAGAGCTTATTGCGCGACCTAAAAGCAACGCCTGCGTCTAAGTTTATCAACTGGGATACCATTGATGCTTACAAACCATTTGGCGGTATTCGTATTGAAGACAATATTATTGTGCACCGCGATAAAAACGAGAATATGACCCGAGATTTAGATTTAAACTAA
- the fadA gene encoding acetyl-CoA C-acyltransferase FadA: MKEVVVIDCVRTPMGRSKNGVFKNVRAEDLSAALMTALLERNPGVNPAEIEDIIWGCVQQTKEQGFNVARNAQLLTKIPRTTGAVTVNRLCGSSMQALHDATSGIMSGRGDIYMIGGVEHMGHVPMNYNIDFHPGLAKYTAKASGMMGMTAELLGRQNGITREQQDAFGARSHQLAHKAHLEGRWANEIVPVEGHDANGVLKLIDYDEVVRPESTAESMAALRPVFDPVNGTVTAGTSSALSDGASGMLLMSADRAKALGLTPRAKIRSMAVAGCDAAIMGYGPVPATQKALKRAGLTMDDIELAEFNEAFAAQALSCIKQLGWMDHLDTKINLNGGAIALGHPLGCSGSRISGTLINLMESQDVSLGLATMCIGLGQGIATVFERV, translated from the coding sequence ATGAAAGAAGTGGTCGTAATCGATTGCGTACGTACCCCAATGGGTCGTTCAAAAAACGGTGTTTTCAAAAATGTGCGTGCAGAAGACCTATCTGCAGCACTAATGACCGCGCTACTAGAGCGTAACCCTGGCGTAAATCCAGCGGAAATTGAAGACATCATTTGGGGCTGTGTTCAGCAAACTAAAGAACAAGGCTTCAACGTTGCACGTAACGCGCAACTACTCACAAAAATTCCACGCACAACGGGCGCGGTAACGGTTAACCGTTTATGTGGTTCATCAATGCAAGCCCTTCACGATGCAACAAGCGGCATCATGAGCGGCCGTGGTGACATTTACATGATTGGTGGTGTTGAGCACATGGGTCACGTACCGATGAACTACAACATCGACTTCCACCCAGGTCTTGCCAAGTACACAGCGAAAGCGTCGGGTATGATGGGTATGACAGCCGAGCTACTTGGCCGTCAAAATGGTATTACTCGTGAGCAACAAGACGCTTTTGGCGCACGTTCGCATCAGCTAGCGCACAAAGCACACCTTGAAGGCCGCTGGGCTAACGAGATTGTGCCTGTTGAAGGTCACGATGCAAACGGCGTATTAAAGCTAATTGACTACGATGAAGTAGTACGCCCAGAGAGTACTGCTGAGAGCATGGCGGCGCTTCGCCCAGTGTTTGACCCAGTAAACGGAACCGTAACTGCGGGTACGTCTTCTGCGTTGTCTGACGGTGCATCAGGTATGCTACTTATGTCAGCAGACCGTGCGAAAGCACTTGGCCTAACGCCACGTGCGAAAATTCGCTCGATGGCTGTGGCGGGTTGTGATGCGGCAATTATGGGCTACGGCCCAGTGCCAGCAACACAAAAAGCCCTTAAGCGCGCTGGCCTAACTATGGACGATATTGAACTTGCTGAGTTTAACGAAGCGTTCGCTGCACAGGCACTATCGTGCATTAAGCAACTAGGTTGGATGGACCACCTAGATACTAAGATTAACCTTAACGGTGGTGCTATTGCACTTGGTCACCCGCTAGGTTGTTCTGGTTCACGTATCTCAGGTACGCTTATCAACCTAATGGAATCACAAGACGTAAGCCTAGGCTTAGCGACTATGTGTATTGGTTTAGGCCAAGGTATTGCTACCGTATTTGAGCGTGTATAA
- a CDS encoding integron integrase — protein sequence MKSQFIKSLYEHMMLKRYAKRTIQTYINWISDYIRFHKFQHPKDLDVLHVEAYLTHLSTKRKNARSTQATALNALVFLYNKYLEQPLPSDMNFVGSGRERKLPVVLTQLEVKALLGRVPTHHYLAVALLYGSGLRLMECVRLRTGDIDFDYKCVRIWFGKGGKHRVVTLSESLIPLLKNHISESEKLLQRDLMVPDFAGAWIPHGLRKKYQQRNKTLEWQYLFPASKLSIDPESKLLRRHHIDEKQIQRAVSRASSDAGIIKHVTPHTLRHSFATHLLQSGADIRTVQDQLGHADVRTTQIYTHILQQGANGVVSPLSNLAF from the coding sequence ATGAAGTCTCAGTTTATTAAATCCCTGTACGAGCACATGATGCTCAAGCGCTATGCAAAGCGTACTATACAAACCTACATAAACTGGATTTCAGATTACATTCGTTTTCACAAATTTCAGCACCCGAAAGATCTCGACGTGTTGCATGTTGAAGCATACCTTACTCATCTATCTACCAAGCGAAAAAATGCGCGGTCTACACAAGCCACAGCACTTAATGCATTGGTCTTCCTGTACAACAAGTATTTAGAACAGCCACTCCCTTCTGACATGAATTTTGTAGGAAGCGGAAGGGAAAGAAAGCTGCCAGTTGTGCTAACCCAGTTAGAAGTAAAAGCATTGCTTGGTAGGGTGCCTACCCATCATTACTTAGCAGTAGCACTTCTTTATGGCAGTGGCCTTCGATTAATGGAGTGCGTGCGTCTTAGAACGGGAGATATAGACTTCGACTACAAGTGTGTGAGGATTTGGTTTGGGAAAGGGGGCAAGCATCGAGTGGTAACACTGTCAGAATCACTTATCCCACTTTTAAAAAATCATATCAGTGAAAGTGAAAAACTTTTGCAACGAGATTTGATGGTGCCAGACTTTGCTGGTGCTTGGATTCCACATGGGTTGAGGAAAAAGTATCAACAGCGCAATAAAACGCTGGAATGGCAGTATTTGTTCCCTGCATCAAAGTTAAGTATCGATCCAGAAAGCAAGCTATTACGGCGTCATCATATAGATGAAAAACAGATACAACGCGCGGTAAGTCGTGCTTCAAGTGATGCGGGAATAATCAAGCATGTTACGCCTCACACGCTTCGTCATTCATTTGCTACTCATTTACTGCAATCTGGCGCAGACATCAGAACGGTGCAAGACCAACTAGGTCATGCCGATGTTAGAACCACTCAAATTTATACCCATATACTTCAACAAGGAGCGAATGGTGTCGTCAGCCCACTTTCTAATTTAGCGTTTTAG
- a CDS encoding transglycosylase SLT domain-containing protein has product MSGFYFSAKLRQRALTVNVKFIATVVGAIVCSVLSIAANASQSLSLPEDIYKEERARYLEVEKKLLTYSKRRVRNLDNDIYELAEYPLYPYLLRLKLDRTMSIRTKREVKQFLADFNGQPVSYGLRYKWLNYLAKNNYRSTFLDNYRPGMGARLTCIALNYRLKEGESEQVLLQEVNALWLHGQSQPDECDPLFAKWKKAGMMTPEMVIKRIEIAAKEGNRSIISYLKRQLPSNKQYLADAWLSVTRDTSRVSKTALFPLKHASHEANIIVWAVEKLAWRNPDLASQVYSRYNNKKVFSQAQQHMMRRAIALSYTLDRLPQAHHWLELADVDGASDDVKLWHISHLLRTNKWQEVVDVINSAPASLQQEENYRYWKARALEALGQSMQATVLYKELAQERHYYGFMASAHIGEIPSLAHSPAPRDTAAIASVAKTPATMRAVEFFRLDRTTEARREWYYLLSHLPEAKVTDAGILAYEWGLYDQAITSFARSGYWDDVERRFPLAFSDVFSKKSQAYSISKSFAMAIARRESSFRSDAISPVGAAGLMQLMPGTARYVAKEKVSRSELFKVNDNVEYGVQYLRYLMDKLNNNPVLVSASYNAGWRKVLEWLPANEALPVDIWIENIPYKETRAYVKAVMAYQHIYDQQLGGNENIFPQLTRDMIPSAEAVSTHPVTGTLQLAPR; this is encoded by the coding sequence GTGTCTGGTTTTTATTTTAGTGCTAAGTTGCGTCAGCGAGCGTTGACAGTCAACGTCAAATTTATCGCCACTGTGGTGGGCGCGATAGTATGTTCGGTGTTGTCTATAGCCGCCAACGCATCACAATCCTTATCCTTGCCCGAAGATATTTACAAGGAAGAAAGAGCGCGATATCTCGAAGTCGAAAAAAAGCTGTTAACTTATTCTAAGCGCAGGGTCCGAAATCTCGACAACGACATATATGAGCTGGCCGAATACCCCCTATACCCCTATTTATTGAGGCTTAAGCTAGACCGCACCATGTCCATTAGGACGAAGCGTGAAGTGAAGCAATTTTTAGCCGATTTTAATGGTCAACCCGTAAGTTATGGCCTGCGTTATAAATGGCTTAACTACTTAGCTAAAAATAACTACCGCAGTACATTTTTAGATAATTACCGCCCGGGCATGGGGGCAAGGCTTACCTGTATTGCGCTGAACTACCGGTTAAAAGAAGGGGAGAGCGAGCAGGTTCTGTTACAAGAAGTCAATGCACTGTGGCTTCATGGTCAGTCTCAGCCTGATGAATGCGACCCGCTTTTTGCAAAGTGGAAGAAAGCGGGCATGATGACGCCAGAAATGGTCATCAAGCGAATTGAAATTGCCGCAAAAGAGGGGAATAGAAGTATTATTTCCTACCTTAAGCGGCAACTTCCGAGCAATAAGCAGTATTTAGCTGATGCGTGGTTGTCAGTAACCCGCGATACCAGCCGAGTAAGTAAAACCGCTTTGTTTCCGCTGAAACATGCTTCGCACGAAGCCAACATTATTGTATGGGCGGTAGAAAAACTTGCGTGGAGAAATCCGGATTTAGCGAGTCAGGTTTATTCGCGCTACAACAATAAGAAGGTCTTTTCACAAGCGCAACAGCATATGATGCGACGAGCTATTGCGCTTAGCTATACATTAGACCGCTTACCTCAAGCCCATCATTGGCTTGAACTCGCTGACGTAGATGGCGCTAGCGATGACGTTAAGTTATGGCACATTTCTCACTTATTGCGCACGAATAAATGGCAGGAAGTGGTAGATGTTATTAACAGCGCACCGGCAAGTTTGCAGCAAGAAGAAAACTACCGTTATTGGAAGGCGAGAGCGTTAGAAGCGCTAGGTCAAAGCATGCAGGCAACGGTGCTATACAAAGAATTAGCTCAAGAGCGTCATTATTATGGTTTTATGGCCAGTGCGCATATAGGTGAAATTCCTTCTCTTGCTCATTCGCCAGCACCTAGAGATACCGCTGCCATCGCCAGTGTAGCTAAAACCCCAGCCACCATGCGTGCAGTTGAGTTCTTTAGACTAGACCGAACCACAGAGGCCCGCAGAGAGTGGTATTACTTGCTTTCTCATTTACCTGAAGCGAAAGTGACCGATGCAGGGATTTTAGCCTATGAGTGGGGACTTTACGATCAGGCCATTACCAGTTTTGCACGCAGTGGCTATTGGGATGACGTGGAGCGTCGCTTTCCGTTAGCGTTTAGCGATGTATTTAGCAAAAAATCTCAGGCTTACAGCATTTCAAAATCCTTTGCTATGGCTATTGCTCGTCGAGAAAGTTCGTTTAGAAGTGACGCTATTTCACCTGTAGGTGCAGCAGGGCTTATGCAGCTTATGCCGGGCACAGCACGCTATGTAGCAAAAGAAAAAGTAAGCCGAAGTGAATTGTTCAAAGTAAACGACAATGTTGAATACGGCGTACAGTACCTGCGTTACTTGATGGATAAGCTTAACAATAACCCCGTATTGGTTTCGGCATCTTATAATGCGGGGTGGCGCAAAGTGTTGGAATGGCTACCCGCTAATGAAGCCTTACCCGTGGACATTTGGATTGAGAACATTCCCTACAAAGAAACCCGAGCCTATGTGAAAGCGGTAATGGCCTATCAGCATATTTATGACCAGCAGTTAGGTGGAAACGAGAATATTTTCCCTCAACTTACCCGCGATATGATCCCTTCTGCAGAAGCGGTAAGTACACATCCGGTAACGGGCACTTTGCAGCTAGCGCCGCGATAG
- the fadB gene encoding fatty acid oxidation complex subunit alpha FadB, with translation MIYTGKSLSVSLLDDGFAELVFDAEGSVNKFDRQTVSELDEATQALLAKGDVKGLVVRSAKPAFIVGADITEFTGLFAMDDAEVLQWVANTSQVFDRFEDLPFPTIAAVNGFALGGGCEMALACDMRIADTTASIGLPEVKLGLMPGFGGTVRLPRLIGADNALEWMTTGRDRKGAKALAEGAVDAVVAPEALVEGALSMVKDAADGKFDWQARRAVKKAPLQLNKNEAMMSFSTAQAMVFAQAGKHYPAPHKMVETVQKASVLDRDGALKLENEGFVALAKTDAAKAQIGIFLADQLVKGKGKKQAKAATKQSKLNAVLGAGIMGGGIAYQSAVKGTPVIMKDINQGALDLGLSEAAKILGKGMKRGKVDATKMAQTLNAITPTLEYSTLKDADLVIEAVVENPKVKGIVLKEVEDNVADDAIITSNTSTISINQLAKSLDKPERFCGMHFFNPVHRMPLVEIIRGEKTSEETINAVVAATLKMGKTPIVVNDCPGFLVNRVLFPYFAGFSKLLIDGADFVAVDKVMEKIFGWPMGPAYLMDVVGIDTGDHAADVMAAGIPERMARLDNDPVTLFYKEERLGQKNGKGFYNYGVDKRGKPKKTPAEEAYALMAPHVAEKTDFEADDIIARLMIPMANEAIRCLEEGIVDSAAEADMALLYGLGFPPFRGGIFRWIETIGLANFVAMADKYAELGPIYQISDGVREMAASGKSYFA, from the coding sequence ATGATATACACAGGCAAAAGTCTTTCCGTCAGCCTGTTAGATGACGGCTTTGCTGAGCTGGTATTCGACGCCGAAGGTTCAGTAAACAAGTTCGACCGCCAAACAGTGAGCGAACTTGACGAAGCAACCCAAGCCCTACTTGCTAAAGGCGATGTAAAAGGCTTAGTAGTACGCAGTGCAAAACCTGCATTTATCGTAGGTGCAGATATCACCGAGTTCACTGGTCTTTTCGCTATGGACGATGCTGAAGTACTACAGTGGGTTGCCAATACGTCACAAGTATTCGACCGCTTCGAAGACCTACCTTTCCCTACCATTGCTGCTGTTAATGGCTTTGCGCTAGGTGGTGGTTGTGAGATGGCATTGGCGTGTGACATGCGTATTGCAGACACAACAGCTTCAATCGGTTTACCAGAAGTTAAGCTAGGCCTTATGCCTGGTTTTGGTGGCACGGTTCGCCTTCCTCGCTTAATAGGTGCAGATAACGCCCTTGAGTGGATGACCACTGGCCGCGACAGAAAAGGCGCGAAAGCCCTTGCTGAAGGTGCAGTTGATGCGGTTGTAGCACCAGAGGCGCTAGTTGAAGGTGCGCTTTCAATGGTGAAAGACGCCGCTGACGGTAAGTTTGACTGGCAAGCACGTCGTGCAGTTAAGAAAGCCCCGCTACAGCTAAACAAAAACGAAGCTATGATGAGCTTCAGTACTGCTCAAGCCATGGTATTTGCCCAAGCTGGCAAACACTACCCAGCTCCTCACAAAATGGTTGAGACAGTGCAAAAAGCTTCTGTACTAGACCGTGACGGTGCACTTAAGCTTGAAAACGAAGGCTTTGTAGCGCTTGCAAAAACCGACGCAGCGAAAGCGCAAATTGGTATTTTCCTTGCCGACCAGCTGGTTAAAGGTAAAGGTAAAAAGCAGGCGAAAGCAGCCACTAAGCAATCTAAGCTTAACGCTGTACTAGGTGCAGGTATCATGGGCGGCGGTATTGCATACCAAAGCGCCGTGAAAGGCACGCCAGTTATCATGAAAGACATTAACCAAGGTGCACTAGACCTTGGTCTTTCAGAAGCCGCCAAAATTCTTGGTAAAGGTATGAAGCGCGGTAAAGTTGATGCGACTAAAATGGCGCAAACGCTTAACGCAATTACACCTACCCTTGAGTACAGCACGCTTAAAGATGCAGACCTTGTTATTGAAGCGGTTGTAGAAAACCCGAAAGTAAAAGGTATTGTACTTAAAGAAGTAGAAGACAATGTAGCGGACGACGCTATCATCACTTCAAACACTTCTACTATCTCTATCAATCAGCTAGCTAAAAGCTTAGACAAGCCAGAGCGCTTCTGTGGTATGCACTTCTTCAACCCAGTGCACCGCATGCCGCTTGTTGAAATTATTCGTGGCGAAAAAACGTCAGAAGAAACCATCAATGCAGTAGTAGCCGCTACCCTTAAAATGGGCAAAACCCCTATTGTGGTTAATGACTGCCCAGGGTTCTTGGTAAACCGCGTATTGTTCCCATACTTTGCGGGCTTCAGTAAGCTACTTATCGACGGCGCTGACTTTGTTGCTGTTGATAAAGTAATGGAAAAAATCTTCGGCTGGCCAATGGGCCCGGCTTACCTAATGGACGTTGTAGGTATCGACACAGGCGATCATGCAGCAGACGTAATGGCAGCAGGTATTCCAGAGCGTATGGCTCGCCTAGACAACGACCCAGTAACCCTGTTCTACAAAGAAGAGCGTTTAGGTCAGAAAAACGGTAAAGGTTTCTACAACTACGGTGTTGATAAGCGCGGTAAGCCTAAGAAAACACCTGCTGAAGAAGCATATGCACTAATGGCGCCCCACGTAGCTGAGAAGACAGACTTTGAAGCTGACGACATTATTGCACGCCTTATGATCCCTATGGCAAACGAAGCAATTCGCTGCCTAGAAGAAGGCATTGTAGATAGCGCAGCTGAAGCAGACATGGCGCTACTTTACGGCTTAGGTTTCCCTCCATTCCGCGGTGGTATTTTCCGTTGGATTGAAACCATTGGCTTGGCGAACTTTGTTGCTATGGCAGACAAGTACGCTGAACTTGGTCCAATTTATCAGATTTCAGATGGCGTTCGTGAAATGGCCGCTTCTGGTAAATCCTATTTCGCATAA